The following is a genomic window from Streptomyces sp. BHT-5-2.
CGGTCTCCGCGCTCTCGGTCACCCGGGTCAGCGTTTCGGCGGCCATCCCGTCGTAGAGGAGGACCACCCGCGCGCCCAGGAGGTTGACGGCGTAGCGGGCGGCGAGCGCCTCGGGGCGGTTGCGGCTGAGGACCGCGACGGTCCGGCCGCGGCCGACGCCGTGGGTGCCGAGGACGGCGGCCATGCGGTGGACGGTGGCGTGCAGGGCACCTGCGGCGATGTCGTGGCCGTCGGCCGTGGTGACGACGGGGCGGTCGGGGTCGCGGGCGAGGGCGGCGAGCACGAGGTCGACGTAGCTGGTGAAGGGCGGGGTGGTGGTGGGCATGGCGGCTCCCCCTGGGTGGGCGTACGGGTGGGCGGCCCGGTGTGCCGGACGGTTGTGACGTTAGGCGTGGTCGGTCATGCCTTCCATGACCAAATCCGCCATGTGGTCATGCTGTTGGGGTTATGAAGGGCCTCGGGACGGCTTGCGAGGGGGCGGCAGGGGGCGGGGCGGCTCTCCGAGAAGCAGGTGCGGCGCGGGCATTGCCGCGGCAGCCGGACGCCCATGGATGGCATGCCGGGAACACCGCGGCCACTCTGGGCATCGACGTCGGGGAACTCGTGCGCAGGGTGCGGCACTTGGGGTTCGAGGGGCTGTTGCGGGAGCATGACCGAGCACCCACACAAGGGAATGCCAGGCATTTTGCGGTGAATCGTCGCAGAATCAGAGGATGTCCGACTGAGTAACCTGTGGTTCACATACGGGCAACGGACGGGAAACGGCCTGTTGCGAGAGTGCTCCGGTACGCCCGCACGCGTACCCGCACCGACCCGTATAAGAGGACCCCGTGACCATCAAGGCCGAGTACATCTGGATCGACGGCACCCAGCCGACCGCCAAGCTCCGCTCCAAGACCAAGATCCTCACGGACGGGAGCTCGCTGCCGCGCTGGGGCTTCGACGGGTCCAGCACCAACCAGGCCGAAGGCCACTCCTCGGACCTCGTGCTCGACCCTGTCTTCAGCTGCCCGGACCCGATCCGCGGCGGCGACCACCTGCTGGTGCTGTGCGAGGTGCTCAACACCGACCTCACGCCGCACTCCTCCAACACCCGGGCCCTGCTGCGCCCGGTGGCCGAGCGCTTCGCCGGCCAGGAGCCGCTCTTCGGCATCGAGCAGGAGTACACCTTCCTCAAGGGCGAGCGCCCGCTGGGCTTCCCCGAGGGCGGCGGCTTCCCCGCGCCCCAGGGTGGCTACTACTGCGGTGTCGGCGCCGGCGAGATCTTCGGCCGGGAGATCGTCGAGCAGCACCTCGACCGCTGCCTGGCGGCCGGCCTCGGCCTGTCCGGCATCAACGCCGAGGTGATGCCCGGCCAGTGGGAGTTCCAGGTGGGCGCGCTGTCGCCGCTGGAGGTCTCGGACCACATGTGGGTGGCACGCTGGCTGCTGCACCGCACCGCGGAGGAGCACGGCGTCACCGCCTCCCTGGACGCCAAGCCGGCGCGCGGCGACTGGAACGGCGCGGGTGCGCACAGCAACTTCTCCACCCGCGCCATGCGCGAGGGCTACGACGCGATCATCACCGCCTGTGAGGCGCTGGGCGAGGGCGACAAGCCGCTGGAGCACGTCCGCCAGTACGGCACCGGCATCGAGGAGCGGCTGACCGGCGCCCACGAGACCGCGCCCTGGGACCAGTACTCCTACGGTGCCTCGGACCGCGGTGCCTCGGTGCGCATCCCGTGGCAGGTCGAGGTCGAGAAGAAGGGCTACATCGAGGACCGTCGGCCGAACGCCAACGTCGACCCCTACGTGGTGACCCGACTGATGGTGGACACCTGCTGCACGGAGCTGGAGCGGCGCGCACAGGTGTGACCGACCGCCCGCGGGAGCGGGGAGTGAGCGGGGCCGGACCGGTGGGTCCGGCCCCGTCCGCGTGTCCGGGCGATGGCGGCGGTGGACGGCGGTGGGCAGTGATGGCGGTGGCGCACCCGTACCGGCGACCGGCGCCACCGGGCCGGGCGGCAGCGGTCGTTGTCAGTGGCGGATGGCACGCTGGAACCATGCCGCGATCACCGTGCGGACCGGGTCCGGGCCGTGCGGCGGCGAGGAGGGGCGCGGGACGACCGGTGGCGGAGGGGGACAGGACATGCGGAGCAGGATGCGGAGCGAAGGCGGGTCGCGGGGCGGGGCACGGAGCGGGGCGCTGCCCTGGGTGGCGCCGTTGTATGTGGGTGCGTTGCAGCTCGGTGCGTGTGCCACCGCCCGGCTGCCGGTGCGGCGGCGGACGGAGCTGCTGCGGGCGCACTCCACCAATGTGGCCAATCTGCGGGCCGGCCGGTGGGGGACGCTGGCCACCAGCGCGGCCTTCGTGGAGGAGCCGCTGCCGGTGGCGTACGGGGCGGCGCTGCTGGCCACGCTCGGGACGGCCGAGGCGCGGTGGGGCGCCGGGCGCGCGGCGGCGGTGTTCGCGGCCGGGCACGTCGGCGCCAGCCTGCTGGTCCACGCCGGCCTGCGGGCGCGCAACCGGGCCCGCGGGGCGGCGGCGGAACGGGCGGCGGCAGACTCGACCGGCCCCGGTGCACAGGCCCGACCCGCCGGGGGCGGCACCGCGCACGCCGTCGACGTCGGGGCGAGCTACGGCTTCTACGCCACCCTCGGCGCACTGGCCGTCTCGCTGCCGCACCGGGGCGCGCGGGCGGCGGCGACCGGCGGGCTGCTGGCCCTGGGTGCGGCCCCGGTGGTCCGCCGCGGCCGGACGTTCACCGACGTCGGGCACCTGACGGCGCTGTCCCTCGGGGTGGCGATCGGAGTGGCCAGGGGAGCCGGAGCCGCGGGGACGCCGATACGGGCACCACGCACGGCGACATGAGGGCGGGGGACGGCGGCGTCGACTCGATGACCGGCCCTCCAGGGGCGATTTCCGGCCACCGGGTGGCGTGCCGTCGAGGCGGTGTCGCACGCAACTCCCGTGCAGTGAGCGGCAGTCGGAGTCGTCGCAGGAGCAGCCCGTGGGGCCGTGGAGCCTGCCCGCGGCAGGATCGCGTCACAGTGGGGCCCGGTGCGAAAGACAGATCTATGACCGTCTGGTTCAATAGGGCCATGGCCAGCCTCACAGACACCGCGACGGGTCGCAGCGACCTCGAGCCGTTCTGGCCGTCCCGGCAGGCGCACGCCTTCGACCGTCTGTGTTGCCGCGCACTCTGAGCGCGGGCCCGCACTCTCCTCGCCGACACCTCTGAACCGGTGTCCCAGCCCTGCCCGCGCGCACGCCCCCCGACGGCCCCCTGCGCGAAAGAGCTGACGTTCGATGACCAATCTCCGTACCCTTCCTGCCGGTTCCGCCACCGCCCACGTTCCCCCGCTGCCCCATCCCCGCCAGCGGCTGCGCGCCGTGGCGCCCGACGAGGCCCTGCACCCACCGGCCACCACCGGGCGGTACGCCCAGCCCACCACCGTCCCCGGCCGGGACGTCGCGCGCCACAGTCCCCAGCAGATCGCCGAGCCCCAGCAGGTCGCCGAGTTGCTGGCCTCCGGCGCGACCTGGCTCCCGGCTCCGCAGCACAGCCTGCCCGCCCTGCCCGGCCGGCCGCCGATGGTCGGCTACCTCGTCCTGGTACCGGCCGAGCAGGCCCCCGCCCCGCCGCAGCCGCCCGCCGGGCCCGCCCCGGCCATCGGGACCGGAGACGAGATCGTGCGGATCGACCCCGAGCGGCGGACCGTGTACGTCGACGGCCGGCTGCTGGACCTGACGTACCTGGAGTTCGAGCTGCTGACCCATCTGGTCGCGCATCCGCACCGGGTGCACACCCGCGACCAGTTGGTGACCACGGTGTGGGGCTACGGGCACGTCGGCGACGGCCGCACCGTGGACGTCCATGTCGCCCGGCTGCGGCGGAAGCTCGGCGCCAAGCACCGCGGCTCGATCGTGACCGTCCGCCGGGTCGGCTACAAGTACGTCCCGAGTTCCTGACCGGCCCGGGCCGGTGACCGGCCGGCGCCGGGCACCCGGCCGCCGCCGAGGACCACCCGCTCGGCGGCGGCCGCCAGCGCCCGGCGGTCCAGACCGCGGCCCGCCGTGGGCAGCGCCGGATGGACGGTGACCCGCACGGTCAGTCCGCGGGCGGTGGCCACCCGGCGCAGCGAGGCGGCGAAGGTGTCGTCCCCGCAGAAGGCGGCCACCGTGCTGGGGCGGCCCTGCTGGGCGTAGGCGACGGTCACCGGACGGACGGGGGCGCCGGCGTCCAGGGCGGCCTGGAAGGTGGCCCGGCGGAAGGCGCCCTGTTCGGCGGTGCACCAGGTGGTGGCCTGCGGGAAGACCGCGACCGAGCGGCCGGCGGCCAGCAGCGCGGTCAACTCCCGTACGGTGTGCGGGAGTTTGCGCGGGTTGGTGCGGTCGATGAAATGGGTGCCGGCGCGCCGGGCCAGACCGCCGACCAGCGGCCAGCGGCCGACCTCGCGCTTGGCGAGCAGGGTGGCCGGTTCCACGGCGAGCAGCGCGACGATGTCGAGCCACGAGACGTGGTTGAGGACGATCAGGGTGCCCGGGGCGCGGGCCGCTCCGGGGGCGCGTTCCGTCGGCCCGGCCACCGGTTCCGTACCGGGCACCGACAGCGGACCCGGCGCGTCGGCCGCGCCGCGGACCTCCAGCCCGACCGACAGCGCCGCCAGCAGCGCCCGGGCGTGCCCCCGGAGGTGTACCGGGTCCGCCAGGCGCGGGCCCGCCGCCAGGACACGTCCCACCGCACCGGTGAACGCGGCGGTGCGACGGGCGGCTCCGGGAAGCGGAAGGCGCGGAACGGCGTGCGCGGCACAACCCGGGGTGCACACCGCACGGACGTCGAAGGGGCCGTCCGGCGCTCCCCCGGGCCGGGGCCCGTTCACCGCTCCCCCAGGAAGAAGCGGCGGTAGCGGTCGCCGAGTTGCTCGATGTCCAGGACGGTGAAGAAGTCGGCGACCCCGAAACCCGGGTCGTGGGCGGGGGCGCCGCAGATCCAGGCGCCGATGCGGAGGTAGCCGCGCAGCAGGGGCGGCAGTTGGGCGAGGGCCGGGCGCTCGGGCAGCGGTGCGGTGGGGTGCCAGGGGCGGCGCGGGGTGACCAGGAACGCGGGCGGCGCGGTGTGGCGGGTGCGGGCCAGTGCCCAGGCGTGGGCGGCCGCGGTGCCCCCGTCGGCGAGCGGTACGGAGGCGCAGCCGGCGAGGTAGCGGTGGCCGGAGAGCAGGGTGTAGCGGGCCAGGGCGGCCCACATCTGGTTGATCACGGCGCCGTTGCGGTGGTCCGGGTGGACGCAGGACCGGCCGGCCTCGATGAGGGCGGGGCGCACCGCGTCGAGGGCGGTGAGGTCGAACTCGCCGTCGGAGTAGAGGCGTTGGCTGCGGCCCGGGGGCAGCAGCCGGTAGGTGCCGACGACCGCGCCGGTCGGGGTGTGGGTGACGACGAGGTGGTCGGCGAGGTCGTCGACGGCGTCGATGTCGTGTCCGGGGAGCGGGCTGTCGAGGGCGGCGCCCAGCTCGTCGCCGAAGACCTGGTGGCGCAGGCGCTGGGCGGCCCGGATCAGGTCGGGGGTGTCGGCGATCAGGGCGGCGTAGTCGGGGCCGGCAGGCCGTGCGGCGGCGGCCGCTCCGGTGGATGGGGCAACGGGGGCGGAGGTGTCCGGGGCGTTCGAACCGGGGGTCGTGGTAGGTGCCGTGCTCATCAGAGCCTCCGTAGGTGGTGCTGGGTACACCCCTGCGGGGTGCGCAACCCAATGACCTGGCGTTCTCCTACCGGGCAGACTGTCCCCGCGCCCGACGGCCGGGCACGTGAAGCCCAGGGAGCGTACGGATGAGGGTCCGCAGAACACTGGTCGCCGCGGGGCGGGGGCTGGTGCTGGCGGTGGTGGTGGAGGCGGGATCGGTCGCCCTGCTGGTGCTGATCCTGCTGTCGCTGGCGTTCATGGTGATCGGCGTGGGGTTCCTGACCACGCCGCTGGTGCTGTCGTGGGCCCGCGGGTACGCCGACCTGCGGCGGGTGTGGGCGTACGAGCAGACGGGGGTGCGGATCCCGGCCGGGTACCGGCCGTTCCCGCCGCGGCTGCGGCGCGGGCCGGCGGGCCGGTGGCAGCGCTGTGCGGTACTGCTGCGGGACCCGGCGACCTGGCGCGAACTGCTCTGGCTGCCGGTCGATCTGACGTTGGGTCTGGTATTGGCGCTGCTGCCGTCGACGCTGGTGGTCTACGGCGCCGGGTTCGTGCTGCTGCCGGTGGCGCAGGGGCTGACCGGGCTGGGCGGCCAGCTGCTGGGGTTCGGGTCGCTGACCACCGACCACCCGGTGCTGCTGGCCGTCTCGCCGGTGCTCGGCGCGGGGCTGCTGGCCCTGGCGCTGCGCGCCAACCCGGCGCTGCTGCGGGCGCACTTCGAGCTGGCGGCGGTGTTCCTGACCCCGCCGAAGGCGGAGCTGGCGGCCCGGGTGGCGCGGCTGACCGAGACCCGGCACGATGCGGTGGACGGTTCCGCGGCCGAACTCCGCCGGATCGAGCGCGATCTGCACGACGGCGCCCAGGCCCGGCTGGTGGCGATGGGGATGAGCCTGGGCACGATCGAGACGCTGATCGAGAAGGACCCGGCGCGCGCCAAGGAACTGGTGGGCCGGGCCCGGGAGGCGTCCGCGGAGGCCCTGACCGAACTCCGCGACCTGGTGCGCGGCATCCATCCGCCGGTGCTCGCCGAACGCGGCCTGGGCGACGCGGTGCGGGCGCTGGCGCTGCGGATGGAGATCCCGGTGGAGGTGACGGTGCAGCTGCCGCGGCGGCTGGCGGCGCCGCTGGAGTCGGCGGCGTACTTCGCCGTCGGCGAGCTGCTGACCAACGCCGCCAAGCACTCCGGCGCCGACCGGATCGAGGTGGACGTCCGGCACACCGGCGGGCGGCTGCTGGTCACGGTCGGCGACAACGGGCGCGGCGGCGCCGCGGTGCGTCCCGCCGGGGCGGGCGGGGGCGCGGAGGGGTCGGGGCTGCGCGGGGTGGAGCGCCGGCTCGGTACATTCGACGGCGTCCTCGCCGTCAGCTCCCCGGCCGGCGGCCCGACGCTGGTGACGATGGAGATCCCGTGCGCGTAGTCATCGCCGAAGACCTCTTCCTGCTGAGGGACGGGCTGGTCCGGATGCTGGAGGCGTTCGGCTTCGAGATCGTGGCGGCGGTCGCGTCCGGGCCCGAACTGCGCCGGGCGCTGGCCGAACGGGAGCCGGACGTGGCGGTGGTGGACGTCCGGCTGCCGCCGTCGTTCACCGACGAGGGGCTGCAGTGCGCGCTGGAGGCCCGCCGGGCCCGGCCGGGGCTGCCGGTGCTGGTGCTCTCGCAGCACGTGGAGCAGCTGTACGCCCGGGAGTTGCTGGCGGACGGCAGCGGCGGGGTTGGCTATCTGCTCAAGGACCGGGTCTTCGACGCGGAGCAGTTCGTGGACGCGGTGCGCCGGGTGGCGACCGGGGGCACCGCGATGGATCCGCAGGTCATCGCGCAGCTGCTGGCCCGTCGGGCGCGGGACCGGCCGATGGCGGGGCTGACGCCGCGGGAGGTGGAGGTGATGGAGCTGATGGCGCAGGGCCGGTCCAACGCCGCGATCGCGTCCCGGCTGGTGATCACCGAGCGGGCGGTCGCCAAACACACCTCCAACATTTTCGGGAAGCTGGCGCTGCCGCCGTCGGACGACGACAACCGCCGGGTGCTGGCGGTGCTGGCCTATCTGGACCGGGGCTGAAGCGCCCGGCCGGGCGGCGAGGGCGGCGGGCGAGCCTCCCGGGTGGGCCTCGCACACAACTCCCCGCCCCACGTCGAGATCCGGCCAATCGGCGGTGCGGGCCGCCGGCGCCGGCGCCGCTCCGCCGGGCAGGGGCCGCGCCGCCAACTCCCCTGGCGGGCGGCGCGGAACGCCCCGTCCACGCCGGTGGAAGCTCGTCCGGGCGCCGCGTACGCTGACCGCCACAGCTCACGCGAGTAAGGGGAGCAGGACATGGGCACCGCAGCCGACAAGGAATGGCTCTACAGCCTCGACATCTCCGACGCCACCTGGCAGCGCCCGCCCGGCGACCCCGAGGCGGAGGCGGTGGAGATCGCCTTCCTGGAGCGCGGCGCGGTGGCGATGCGCAATTCCAAGGAGCCCGAGGTCGTACTGCGCTACACCGAGGCGGAGTGGCGGGCGTTCGTCCTGGGCGCCCGGGACGGGGAGTTCGACCTGGACCGGCACCACACGGCCTGACGGCCGCCGCCGGGCCCGCGCGGGGTGCGTCACCCGTCCGGGCGGGCCCGGCCGCCGGTGACCATCACAGGATTCACTCGTTCCACGGAACGTGGAGCAGCAGCACGCGGTGACCCCGCGCCCGGACCGCGCCTCCCCCGTCGGGCCCGCCGACGAGGTTGAGCCCATCGACGTCGAGCAGGCCGAGGCGGCCCTGGTCGAGCACTACCCCCGGCTGGCCCGGCTGGCCTATCTGGTGCTGCCGCCGGCCCCCACCCGCGGGCGGCGGGTGCTGGCCGCGCACGCGGCGGTGCAGCGGGCGCTGCCCAGGCGGCCCGGCCCGACGGCCACGCTGCCCGCCCAGCGCGGCGCGGATCCGGCCGTCGACCCCG
Proteins encoded in this region:
- the glnII gene encoding glutamine synthetase; translated protein: MTIKAEYIWIDGTQPTAKLRSKTKILTDGSSLPRWGFDGSSTNQAEGHSSDLVLDPVFSCPDPIRGGDHLLVLCEVLNTDLTPHSSNTRALLRPVAERFAGQEPLFGIEQEYTFLKGERPLGFPEGGGFPAPQGGYYCGVGAGEIFGREIVEQHLDRCLAAGLGLSGINAEVMPGQWEFQVGALSPLEVSDHMWVARWLLHRTAEEHGVTASLDAKPARGDWNGAGAHSNFSTRAMREGYDAIITACEALGEGDKPLEHVRQYGTGIEERLTGAHETAPWDQYSYGASDRGASVRIPWQVEVEKKGYIEDRRPNANVDPYVVTRLMVDTCCTELERRAQV
- a CDS encoding rhomboid-like protein; amino-acid sequence: MRSRMRSEGGSRGGARSGALPWVAPLYVGALQLGACATARLPVRRRTELLRAHSTNVANLRAGRWGTLATSAAFVEEPLPVAYGAALLATLGTAEARWGAGRAAAVFAAGHVGASLLVHAGLRARNRARGAAAERAAADSTGPGAQARPAGGGTAHAVDVGASYGFYATLGALAVSLPHRGARAAATGGLLALGAAPVVRRGRTFTDVGHLTALSLGVAIGVARGAGAAGTPIRAPRTAT
- a CDS encoding winged helix-turn-helix domain-containing protein, which codes for MTNLRTLPAGSATAHVPPLPHPRQRLRAVAPDEALHPPATTGRYAQPTTVPGRDVARHSPQQIAEPQQVAELLASGATWLPAPQHSLPALPGRPPMVGYLVLVPAEQAPAPPQPPAGPAPAIGTGDEIVRIDPERRTVYVDGRLLDLTYLEFELLTHLVAHPHRVHTRDQLVTTVWGYGHVGDGRTVDVHVARLRRKLGAKHRGSIVTVRRVGYKYVPSS
- a CDS encoding 1-acyl-sn-glycerol-3-phosphate acyltransferase — translated: MGRVLAAGPRLADPVHLRGHARALLAALSVGLEVRGAADAPGPLSVPGTEPVAGPTERAPGAARAPGTLIVLNHVSWLDIVALLAVEPATLLAKREVGRWPLVGGLARRAGTHFIDRTNPRKLPHTVRELTALLAAGRSVAVFPQATTWCTAEQGAFRRATFQAALDAGAPVRPVTVAYAQQGRPSTVAAFCGDDTFAASLRRVATARGLTVRVTVHPALPTAGRGLDRRALAAAAERVVLGGGRVPGAGRSPARAGQELGTYL
- a CDS encoding GNAT family N-acetyltransferase; this encodes MSTAPTTTPGSNAPDTSAPVAPSTGAAAAARPAGPDYAALIADTPDLIRAAQRLRHQVFGDELGAALDSPLPGHDIDAVDDLADHLVVTHTPTGAVVGTYRLLPPGRSQRLYSDGEFDLTALDAVRPALIEAGRSCVHPDHRNGAVINQMWAALARYTLLSGHRYLAGCASVPLADGGTAAAHAWALARTRHTAPPAFLVTPRRPWHPTAPLPERPALAQLPPLLRGYLRIGAWICGAPAHDPGFGVADFFTVLDIEQLGDRYRRFFLGER
- a CDS encoding histidine kinase, which codes for MRVRRTLVAAGRGLVLAVVVEAGSVALLVLILLSLAFMVIGVGFLTTPLVLSWARGYADLRRVWAYEQTGVRIPAGYRPFPPRLRRGPAGRWQRCAVLLRDPATWRELLWLPVDLTLGLVLALLPSTLVVYGAGFVLLPVAQGLTGLGGQLLGFGSLTTDHPVLLAVSPVLGAGLLALALRANPALLRAHFELAAVFLTPPKAELAARVARLTETRHDAVDGSAAELRRIERDLHDGAQARLVAMGMSLGTIETLIEKDPARAKELVGRAREASAEALTELRDLVRGIHPPVLAERGLGDAVRALALRMEIPVEVTVQLPRRLAAPLESAAYFAVGELLTNAAKHSGADRIEVDVRHTGGRLLVTVGDNGRGGAAVRPAGAGGGAEGSGLRGVERRLGTFDGVLAVSSPAGGPTLVTMEIPCA
- a CDS encoding response regulator transcription factor; the protein is MRVVIAEDLFLLRDGLVRMLEAFGFEIVAAVASGPELRRALAEREPDVAVVDVRLPPSFTDEGLQCALEARRARPGLPVLVLSQHVEQLYARELLADGSGGVGYLLKDRVFDAEQFVDAVRRVATGGTAMDPQVIAQLLARRARDRPMAGLTPREVEVMELMAQGRSNAAIASRLVITERAVAKHTSNIFGKLALPPSDDDNRRVLAVLAYLDRG
- a CDS encoding DUF397 domain-containing protein, which codes for MGTAADKEWLYSLDISDATWQRPPGDPEAEAVEIAFLERGAVAMRNSKEPEVVLRYTEAEWRAFVLGARDGEFDLDRHHTA